The genomic segment CATTGGCTGCGGCCCAAAAGCAAGACGGCAAATGTCAACCAGGACAGCATGGCAAAAATGGTTTTGTGGTCCCACCGCCAGCGGCCTTGTCCCTGTCCATAAAGCGCATCACCAAACAAAATGCCCGCCACCAAGGTGGCGGTCAGCAAAACAAAACCGGCCAGCACGAAACGGAAGGTCAGGCGCTCCAGCGTCAAGAGTGGCACGCCACTGCTCGCGTCATGGGCTTGCCGAATATCCCGTTCAGCGCGGGTCATCATCCAGGCGTGCGCCACGGCTGCACCAAACATGCCGTAAGCAGACAAACCCAAAGCCCAATGCAAGGGCAACCAAGCCGAAGCTTGCGCTGACAGGGGGGTGCCCGGGAAAAACCAGGCCAGAACGACGGCGATGGCCCCCAAACTGCCCATGGCCCAGCGGGCTTTGAATTTGGGGAAAAACTGACTCTCTAATATATAAGCGCTCACCACCAGCCAAGCGGTCACCGAAATCGCTGGTGCAAAGCCGAAGTGGACAGGGCCGACCAGCAAGCTCAAGAGCGCTAGGGCATGCGCGGCCCAAGCGAGCCACAACAGGCGACGTGCTTGCGTGTGTGTCAGCCGCTCTCCCGCCAAGGCTGGCAGGCCATAGGCCAACGCCGCCAGCACGGTGGCGGGCAGCATCCAAAATGGGGGACTCGCTAAAATCATGACACCGAGTTTAGCCTTTCAGGCGCTGCCGCTGGGGCGGTGCCAACAAGCTGGACCGGAAAATTCTGGATTTTCCCCATGGCCTCCGCCCTGACCGACAAACTCTCACGCCTCGTCAAGACCCTCAGCGGACAGGCCCGCATCACCGAATCCAACGTGGCCGACATGCTGCGCGAGGTGCGCATGGCCTTGCTCGAAGCCGACGTGGCCCTGCCGGTGGTGCGCGATTTCATTGCCCGCGTGAAGGAAAAAGCCTTGGGCCAGGAGGTCATGGGTTCTTTGAAGCCTGGCCAAGCCCTGGTGGGGGTGGTCAACCGCGAATTGGCCGCCACCATGGGCGAGGGCGTGTCGGACATCAACCTGGCCGC from the Limnohabitans sp. 2KL-27 genome contains:
- a CDS encoding inner membrane protein YpjD gives rise to the protein MILASPPFWMLPATVLAALAYGLPALAGERLTHTQARRLLWLAWAAHALALLSLLVGPVHFGFAPAISVTAWLVVSAYILESQFFPKFKARWAMGSLGAIAVVLAWFFPGTPLSAQASAWLPLHWALGLSAYGMFGAAVAHAWMMTRAERDIRQAHDASSGVPLLTLERLTFRFVLAGFVLLTATLVAGILFGDALYGQGQGRWRWDHKTIFAMLSWLTFAVLLLGRSQWGWRGRRAVRVLYIGASLLLLSYAGSRFVMEVLLGRMG